The following are encoded together in the Gorilla gorilla gorilla isolate KB3781 chromosome 14, NHGRI_mGorGor1-v2.1_pri, whole genome shotgun sequence genome:
- the LOC134756978 gene encoding uncharacterized protein has protein sequence MKGSSSSEQEQEQEQVTQTQVREGTSVLFDCSVSISSSATEKQFGFGELPLSPLEMEMEKLLMHMREFPKRGNLRADGTAGKDPFTTDKRPPELFSVAAMGGSFSGLPELLAFPTSPQIVWVLPSPAAAAPCDVLDATRCRPGPCGTLWPEGAQRAMFCALSSVLRPTVTKLSTLGPGGRLRKLLEAEFLTEGPDHCTAVMGNYLSWFLGWPRARVLPRAQKHRSLPSRPVLRSQVQDGCKVVYVHGKLGVHTQPLPTAPPDWDYARTRREMVPEAWRCFPNRPPLLRLTGPDFSEAHLAYMKPWLWKAQHPRPVRSLVTVKIAPPEHRGEPIQVSPPPQAPDPCARETMLKALSQCNKGKRKFDEPLWFEVPDTKQSPSPRLSAFKPIRRHGEVPASVSRPGPLRRSLHSPATATVSSRRSSLPSACRLPYCRKYPGHSPVAEPPREL, from the exons ATGAAGGGCAGCAGCAGTTctgagcaggagcaggagcaggaacaGGTGACCCAGACCCAAGTccgggag GGGACATCTGTCCTTTTTGACTGCTCagtatccatttcttcttctgCAACTGAGAAACAGTTTGGCTTTGGAGAATTACCACTCTCTCcactggagatggagatggagaaacTGCTCATGCACATG AGAGAATTCCCCAAAaggggaaacttgagagctgatgggactgctggaaaagatcccttCACGACTGACAAGCGGCCACCTGAACTTTTCAGTGTTGCTGcaatgggtgggtctttctctggcctccctgagctGCTCGCCTTCCCCACCTCACCACAG ATCGTCTGGGTGCTGCCCTCCCCCGCTGCAGCTGCGCCCTGTGACGTCCTCGATGCCACGAGGTGCCGTCCTGGCCCGTGCGGGACCCTATGGCCAGAGGGTGCCCAGCGCGCGATGTTTTGCGCGCTTTCTAGCGTCCTGAGGCCAACGGTCACCAAGCTCAGCACACTTGGCCCCGGCGGCAGACTTCGGAAGCTTCTGGAAGCCGAATTTCTAACAGAAGGTCCCGACCATTGCACTGCTGTCATGGGCAACTACCTGAGCTGGTTCCTGGGCTGGCCCCGGGCCAGGGTGCTGCCCCGAGCCCAGAAGCACCGGTCCCTGCCGTCCAGGCCGGTCCTCCGCTCCCAGGTCCAGGACGGCTGCAAAGTCGTCTACGTCCATGGGAAGCTCGGGGTAcacacccagcccctccccaccgCTCCTCCCGATTGGGACTATGCCCGCACCCGGAGAGAGATGGTCCCAGAGGCCTGGAGGTGCTTTCCCAACAGGCCACCACTCCTAAGACTCACTGGGCCAGACTTTTCCGAGGCTCACCTGGCCTACATGAAGCCGTGGCTTTGGAAGGCCCAGCACCCCCGGCCCGTCCGCAGCCTGGTGACCGTGAAAATCGCCCCGCCGGAGCACAGAGGGGAGCCTATACAAGTGTCACCTCCCCCGCAGGCCCCAGATCCCTGTGCCAGGGAGACCATGCTGAAGGCCCTCAGCCAGTGCAACAAGGGAAAAAGGAAATTCGACGAGCCACTCTGGTTTGAGGTCCCAGACACCAAGCAGAGCCCGTCACCCAGGCTATCAGCTTTCAAGCCCATCAGGAGACATGGAGAGGTCCCCGCCTCTGTGTCCAGGCCTGGTCCGCTCAGAAGAAGCCTCCACTCTCCAGCAACAGCAACAGTGTCTTCCAGGAGAAGCAGCCTTCCCTCAGCCTGCCGCCTGCCCTACTGCAGGAAGTACCCCGGCCACAGCCCAGTCGCAGAGCCACCGCGGGAGCTCTAG